A part of Larimichthys crocea isolate SSNF chromosome VII, L_crocea_2.0, whole genome shotgun sequence genomic DNA contains:
- the LOC104938279 gene encoding scavenger receptor cysteine-rich type 1 protein M130 isoform X1, whose amino-acid sequence MMLDMDHMLMVLLVLLWSSGFRAEEVHDHAEDVRLVGGHSRCAGTLEVKLKEWRPVSSYDWTLKEAAGVCRDLDCGSAVSIQWTVEPIDRSVWRIKSNCLQSGSTLKDCVEPWVSTSTFNLTCSDSVRLVNGSSLCSGRLEVKSNQSWSSVCEADFDQQDAEVVCRELGCGPPSVLQGALYGEVEAPMWTKEFQCGGHESALLDCRSSGSTRNTCSPGKAVGLTCSEPVRLVGGHSRCAGTLELKLLGEWRPVSYSDWSLKTAAVACRDLDCGSAVSVEQREESSDRSVWWIRSVCVQSGSALRDCATSSYSSSSILNLTCQVSPSVTSSLYFVLLFFLLPWHRVVGFQVQSLFFPFLYFFHVFF is encoded by the exons ATGATGCTGGACATGGATCACATGTTGATGGTTCTCCTGGTGTTGCTCTGGAGCTCAG GTTTTCGGGCAGAAGAAGTCCACGATCACGCTG aaGATGTCAGGTTGGTGGGAGGACACAGTCGCTGTGCAGGAACACTGGAGGTGAAACTGAAAGAGTGGAGGCCAGTGTCTAGCTATGACTGGACCCTGAAGGAAGCAGCTGGTGTCTGCAGAGATCTGGATTGTGGCTCAGCTGTGTCTATACAATGGACAGTGGAGCCCATAGACAGATCTGTGTGGAGGATCAAATCTAACTGTCTTCAGTCTGGATCTACTCTGAAAGACTGTGTAGAACCATGGGTGTCTACCTCCACCTTTAATCTTACCTGTTCAG actctgtCAGGCTGGTGAATGGGTCTAGTCTGTGTTCAGGCAGACTGGAGGTCAAGTCCAACCAGTCATGGTCCTCAGTGTGTGAAGCTGACTTTGACCAGCAGGATGCAGAGGTGGTCTGTAGGGAGCTCGGCTGTGGGCCTCCTTCAGTCCTCCAGGGGGCGCTCTATGGAGAAGTGGAGGCTCCAATGTGGACCAAAGAGTTCCAGTGTGGAGGCCATGAGTCTGCTCTCCTGGACTGTAGAAGCTCAG GATCAACTAGAAACACCTGCTCACCTGGAAAAGCTGTTGGACTCACCTGCTCAG aaCCTGTCAGGTTGGTGGGAGGACACAGTCGCTGTGCAGGAACACTGGAGCTGAAACTTCTGGGAGAATGGAGACCAGTGAGTTACTCTGACTGGAGCCTGAAGACAGCAGCTGTTGCCTGCAGAGATCTGGACTGtggctctgctgtttctgtagaacagagagaggagtcCTCAGACAGATCTGTGTGGTGGATcaggtctgtctgtgttcagtctggatcTGCTCTGAGGGACTGTGCAACATCATcatattcctcctcctccatcctgaaTCTCACCTGTCAGGTAAGtccatcagtgacatcatctcTGTATTTTgtccttctgttttttctgttgccatggcaccgTGTAGTTGGTTTCCAGGTCCAGTCactgttttttccctttttgtacttttttcatgtgtttttttga
- the LOC104938279 gene encoding scavenger receptor cysteine-rich type 1 protein M130 isoform X2, which translates to MMLDMDHMLMVLLVLLWSSGFRAEEVHDHADVRLVGGHSRCAGTLEVKLKEWRPVSSYDWTLKEAAGVCRDLDCGSAVSIQWTVEPIDRSVWRIKSNCLQSGSTLKDCVEPWVSTSTFNLTCSDSVRLVNGSSLCSGRLEVKSNQSWSSVCEADFDQQDAEVVCRELGCGPPSVLQGALYGEVEAPMWTKEFQCGGHESALLDCRSSGSTRNTCSPGKAVGLTCSEPVRLVGGHSRCAGTLELKLLGEWRPVSYSDWSLKTAAVACRDLDCGSAVSVEQREESSDRSVWWIRSVCVQSGSALRDCATSSYSSSSILNLTCQVSPSVTSSLYFVLLFFLLPWHRVVGFQVQSLFFPFLYFFHVFF; encoded by the exons ATGATGCTGGACATGGATCACATGTTGATGGTTCTCCTGGTGTTGCTCTGGAGCTCAG GTTTTCGGGCAGAAGAAGTCCACGATCACGCTG ATGTCAGGTTGGTGGGAGGACACAGTCGCTGTGCAGGAACACTGGAGGTGAAACTGAAAGAGTGGAGGCCAGTGTCTAGCTATGACTGGACCCTGAAGGAAGCAGCTGGTGTCTGCAGAGATCTGGATTGTGGCTCAGCTGTGTCTATACAATGGACAGTGGAGCCCATAGACAGATCTGTGTGGAGGATCAAATCTAACTGTCTTCAGTCTGGATCTACTCTGAAAGACTGTGTAGAACCATGGGTGTCTACCTCCACCTTTAATCTTACCTGTTCAG actctgtCAGGCTGGTGAATGGGTCTAGTCTGTGTTCAGGCAGACTGGAGGTCAAGTCCAACCAGTCATGGTCCTCAGTGTGTGAAGCTGACTTTGACCAGCAGGATGCAGAGGTGGTCTGTAGGGAGCTCGGCTGTGGGCCTCCTTCAGTCCTCCAGGGGGCGCTCTATGGAGAAGTGGAGGCTCCAATGTGGACCAAAGAGTTCCAGTGTGGAGGCCATGAGTCTGCTCTCCTGGACTGTAGAAGCTCAG GATCAACTAGAAACACCTGCTCACCTGGAAAAGCTGTTGGACTCACCTGCTCAG aaCCTGTCAGGTTGGTGGGAGGACACAGTCGCTGTGCAGGAACACTGGAGCTGAAACTTCTGGGAGAATGGAGACCAGTGAGTTACTCTGACTGGAGCCTGAAGACAGCAGCTGTTGCCTGCAGAGATCTGGACTGtggctctgctgtttctgtagaacagagagaggagtcCTCAGACAGATCTGTGTGGTGGATcaggtctgtctgtgttcagtctggatcTGCTCTGAGGGACTGTGCAACATCATcatattcctcctcctccatcctgaaTCTCACCTGTCAGGTAAGtccatcagtgacatcatctcTGTATTTTgtccttctgttttttctgttgccatggcaccgTGTAGTTGGTTTCCAGGTCCAGTCactgttttttccctttttgtacttttttcatgtgtttttttga
- the rffl gene encoding E3 ubiquitin-protein ligase rififylin isoform X2: MSTLFADGRWQHVCVDCKKNYCSRCSAQQEPRPRLCHTCQRFYGNLLVRAELMKLKVKELRDYLHLHEVSTHLCREKEELVELVLGQQSSPSSDSAPETPVTEPTSLTSDLTPHISTSTPEPTTPSPAPSPEPPAAQPEAPDPPTPAETTPTEPDVQDDDQTWDPEEAPVSGRRASLSDLSCLDDIELLSVRQLKEILARNFVNYKGCCEKWELMERVSRLYQDQQNLLAANAMNASESGGVGRPEENLCKICMDSPIDCVLLECGHMITCTKCGKRMSECPICRQYVIRAVHVFRS; encoded by the exons ATGTCAACTTTATTTGCCGATGGCCGATGGCAG catgTCTGCGTCGACTGCAAGAAGAACTACTGCAGCCGTTGCTCCGCCCAGCAGGAGCCCCGGCCCCGcctctgtcacacctgtcagCGTTTCTACGGCAACCTGCTGGTGCGGGCCGAGCTCATGAAGCTGAAAGTGAAGGAGCTCAGGGACTACCTGCACCTGCACGAGGTCTCCAcccacctgtgcagagagaag GAGGAGCTGGTGGAGCTCGTCCTCGGTCAGCAGTCTTCACCGTCCAGCGACTCCGCTCCCGAGACCCCGGTCACCGAGCccacctctctgacctctgacctgacaCCTCATATCTCCACCTCCACTCCTGAACCCACCACCCCATCCCCAGCACCATCGCCTGAACCCCCCGCTGCACAGCCTGAAGCTCCAGACCCGCCCACGCCGGCAGAGACCACGCCCACCGAGCCCGATGTTCAGGATGACGACCAG ACCTGGGACCCGGAGGAGGCCCCGGTTTCGGGTCGCAGGGCCTCCCTGTCCGACCTCAGCTGTCTCGATGACATCGAGCTGCTCAGCGTCCGACAGCTGAAGGAAATCCTCGCCAGGAACTTTGTCAACTACAAAGGCTGCTGCGAGAAGTGGGAGCTGATGGAGAGAGTGAGCCGGCTGTACCAGGACCAGCAGAACCTCCTGG cCGCCAACGCCATGAACGCTTCAG AGTCCGGTGGCGTTGGACGTCCGGAGGAGAACCTCTGTAAGATCTGTATGGACTCTCCCATCGACTGCGTCCTGCTGGAGTGTGGTCACATGATCACCTGCACCAAGTGCGGCAAGAGGATGAGCGAGTGTCCCATCTGCCGGCAGTATGTCATCCGAGCCGTCCACGTCTTCCGGTCCTGA
- the rffl gene encoding E3 ubiquitin-protein ligase rififylin isoform X1, with product MFASCCNWFCVDSADVGQPDGGERRHQSYTNSAFSSQPSPPPPEHTCKACGGGFDTPAKKHVCVDCKKNYCSRCSAQQEPRPRLCHTCQRFYGNLLVRAELMKLKVKELRDYLHLHEVSTHLCREKEELVELVLGQQSSPSSDSAPETPVTEPTSLTSDLTPHISTSTPEPTTPSPAPSPEPPAAQPEAPDPPTPAETTPTEPDVQDDDQTWDPEEAPVSGRRASLSDLSCLDDIELLSVRQLKEILARNFVNYKGCCEKWELMERVSRLYQDQQNLLAANAMNASESGGVGRPEENLCKICMDSPIDCVLLECGHMITCTKCGKRMSECPICRQYVIRAVHVFRS from the exons ATGTTCGCGTCCTGCTGTAACTGGTTCTGTGTGGACTCAGCTGATGTGGGACAGCCTGATGGAGGCGAGCGCCGTCATCAGTCCTACACCAATTCAGCCTTCAGCAGTCagccgtctcctcctccacctgaacacacctgtaaGGCCTGTGGGGGGGGCTTCGACACACCTGCCAAGAAG catgTCTGCGTCGACTGCAAGAAGAACTACTGCAGCCGTTGCTCCGCCCAGCAGGAGCCCCGGCCCCGcctctgtcacacctgtcagCGTTTCTACGGCAACCTGCTGGTGCGGGCCGAGCTCATGAAGCTGAAAGTGAAGGAGCTCAGGGACTACCTGCACCTGCACGAGGTCTCCAcccacctgtgcagagagaag GAGGAGCTGGTGGAGCTCGTCCTCGGTCAGCAGTCTTCACCGTCCAGCGACTCCGCTCCCGAGACCCCGGTCACCGAGCccacctctctgacctctgacctgacaCCTCATATCTCCACCTCCACTCCTGAACCCACCACCCCATCCCCAGCACCATCGCCTGAACCCCCCGCTGCACAGCCTGAAGCTCCAGACCCGCCCACGCCGGCAGAGACCACGCCCACCGAGCCCGATGTTCAGGATGACGACCAG ACCTGGGACCCGGAGGAGGCCCCGGTTTCGGGTCGCAGGGCCTCCCTGTCCGACCTCAGCTGTCTCGATGACATCGAGCTGCTCAGCGTCCGACAGCTGAAGGAAATCCTCGCCAGGAACTTTGTCAACTACAAAGGCTGCTGCGAGAAGTGGGAGCTGATGGAGAGAGTGAGCCGGCTGTACCAGGACCAGCAGAACCTCCTGG cCGCCAACGCCATGAACGCTTCAG AGTCCGGTGGCGTTGGACGTCCGGAGGAGAACCTCTGTAAGATCTGTATGGACTCTCCCATCGACTGCGTCCTGCTGGAGTGTGGTCACATGATCACCTGCACCAAGTGCGGCAAGAGGATGAGCGAGTGTCCCATCTGCCGGCAGTATGTCATCCGAGCCGTCCACGTCTTCCGGTCCTGA
- the LOC104938279 gene encoding scavenger receptor cysteine-rich type 1 protein M130 isoform X3: MMLDMDHMLMVLLVLLWSSGFRAEEVHDHAEDVRLVGGHSRCAGTLEVKLKEWRPVSSYDWTLKEAAGVCRDLDCGSAVSIQWTVEPIDRSVWRIKSNCLQSGSTLKDCVEPWVSTSTFNLTCSDSVRLVNGSSLCSGRLEVKSNQSWSSVCEADFDQQDAEVVCRELGCGPPSVLQGALYGEVEAPMWTKEFQCGGHESALLDCRSSGSTRNTCSPGKAVGLTCSEPVRLVGGHSRCAGTMEVKQGGWRPVDGFRWTLKDAAVVCRDLDCGSAVSVERAKESSIRHMWRIKSDCLQSGSALKDCVRPWLTSSIFNLTCSGQQGADVTNTDGH, from the exons ATGATGCTGGACATGGATCACATGTTGATGGTTCTCCTGGTGTTGCTCTGGAGCTCAG GTTTTCGGGCAGAAGAAGTCCACGATCACGCTG aaGATGTCAGGTTGGTGGGAGGACACAGTCGCTGTGCAGGAACACTGGAGGTGAAACTGAAAGAGTGGAGGCCAGTGTCTAGCTATGACTGGACCCTGAAGGAAGCAGCTGGTGTCTGCAGAGATCTGGATTGTGGCTCAGCTGTGTCTATACAATGGACAGTGGAGCCCATAGACAGATCTGTGTGGAGGATCAAATCTAACTGTCTTCAGTCTGGATCTACTCTGAAAGACTGTGTAGAACCATGGGTGTCTACCTCCACCTTTAATCTTACCTGTTCAG actctgtCAGGCTGGTGAATGGGTCTAGTCTGTGTTCAGGCAGACTGGAGGTCAAGTCCAACCAGTCATGGTCCTCAGTGTGTGAAGCTGACTTTGACCAGCAGGATGCAGAGGTGGTCTGTAGGGAGCTCGGCTGTGGGCCTCCTTCAGTCCTCCAGGGGGCGCTCTATGGAGAAGTGGAGGCTCCAATGTGGACCAAAGAGTTCCAGTGTGGAGGCCATGAGTCTGCTCTCCTGGACTGTAGAAGCTCAGGATCAACTAGAAACACCTGCTCACCTGGAAAAGCTGTTGGACTCACCTGCTCAG aaCCTGTCAGGTTGGTGGGAGGACACAGTCGCTGTGCAGGAACAATGGAGGTGAAACAAGGAGGCTGGAGACCAGTGGATGGCTTTCGCTGGACCCTGAAGGATGCAGCTGTTGTCTGTAGAGATCTGGACTGtggctctgctgtttctgtAGAAAGGGCAAAGGAGTCCTCAATCAGACACATGTGGAGGATCAAATCTGACTGTCTTCAGTCTGGATCTGCTCTGAAGGACTGTGTAAGACCATGGTTGACTTCCTCCATTTTCAATCTCACCTGCTCTG GCCAACAGGGGGCAGACGTCACAAATACAGATGGACACTGA